The region CGGCGCACGGCCCGCTGGTGGTCCAGCTTGGCGAAGCCGAGATCTTCGGTCGAGAGTCCGGCGAGGCGGCGGGCCGCCTCGTCCACGTCCACCCCGCCCCGCTTCACGGCGGCGAGCAGGCGGCGCAGCTGCACGGCGTCCAACGGTCGATTCCTCCGGGAACCTGCAAAGTGTAGCGTTGACCGCTCCTTTGGGGTGGTGTACTTAGTGAGCCGCGCCGCCGCGGCGGCGCGTCGAAGCCGGCGCGGGACGGACAGTTCCGCCGCGCGCGACGGCGACGGAGCGCGGAGGGGTCAGGGCATGAACAAGTCCGAGTTGATCGACAAGATCGCGCAGGACGCCGACATCACCAAGGCGGCGGCTGCGAAGGCGGTGGAAGCGTTCGTCGAAGGGGTCGCCCAGTCGCTCAAGCGCGGCGAGCGGACCGCCCTCGTCGGGTTCGGCACGTTCGCGGTCAGCGAGCGGGCCGGCCGTTCCGGCCGCAACCCGCAGACCGGCCAGACGATCGAGATCCCGGCCAAGAAGGTCGTCCGCTTCAAGAGCGGCAAGGAACTCGACGACCTGCTCAACGGCTGATCGTCAGCCGACGATCGCCAGTTTCTCCCCGCTCTCGACGGCCTGGCCGGCGGCGACGAGGATCTCGCGCACCGGCCCGGCCTTCGGGGCGAGGATGTCGTTCTCCATCTTCATCGCCTCGAGCACCAAGAGCGGCTGTCCCTCGCGCACCTCGTCGCCGGGAGCGACGAGCAGCTTCACGACCCGCCCGGCCATCACGGCGAGGGCGGGGACCGGCCCTTCGGGGACGGCGCGCGCGCCGGCGGTCGCGGCCAGCGGGTTCAAGATCCGCAGGCGGCGCGCGAAGCCGCCCCGCCGCACGACGTAGCCGTCGCGTCCCTCGTCGTGCACCGAGACGTCGTACGAGCGGCCGTCGACGAGCAGCGAGTAGGTGTCCGGCTCGACGACCGCCGCGTCCACTTCGGTTTCCACGCCGTCGATCGCGACGACGTATCCGCGCGGCGCGGGGCGGACCTCGACCGCGCGCTCCTCGTCCCCCAAGTACGCCCTGAGCTTCATCGCCGGCCTCCCATCGCGCGGGCGCGGCCGACGCGCACCCAGGCCGAGCGCTCGGGGCGGTCGGCGGACGGATCGAGACGCCGCGCCGCCTCTCCCTGCCCGCGGTAGGCGTGGATCGCCGCCGCGAGGAGCGCGATCCGGTCGAGCAGCGGGTCGCCGCCGCGGAACAGCTCGTCGCCGTGCTCGTCGATGAACCCGGTGTGCAGTTCCCCGGCGACGAACGCGGGGTGTTCGACGAGCCGCCTGAGGAACGGGATGTTCGTCGTCAGGCCGTCGAGCCGGTACTCGTCGAGCGCGCGCCTAAGGCGGCGGATCGCCTCGTCGCGCGTCGCCCCGTGGGCGACGAGCTTGGCGACGAGCGGGTCGTAGTGGACCGGCACCTCGTAGTTGCGGGCGACGGCGTGGTCGTTGCGGATCCCCGGGCCGGCCGGCATCCGCACGGCGCCGATCACGCCGGGGCAGGGCACGAAGTTCCGCTCCGGATCCTCGGCGCAGATCCGGACCTCGATCGCGTGCCCCGTCGGGACCAGCTCCTCCTGCGTCCAGCGCAGCTTCTCGCCGAAGGCGACGCGGATCTGCGCCTTGACGAGGTCGTGGTCGTAGACCTCCTCCGTGACCGGGTGCTCGACCTGCAGCCGCGCGTTGACCTCCATGAAGTAGAACCGGCCGTCCTCGCCGCGCAGGAACTCGACGGTCCCGGCGCCGACGTAGCCCGCGGCCCGGCCGGCGCGCACTCCCCAGTCGGCGAGGCGGCGGCGCGTCGCCCAATCGACGACCGGCGACGGCGTCTCCTCGAGGACCTTCTGGTGGCGGCGCTGCAGCGAGCACTCCCGCTCGCCGAGGGCCACGCCGTTGCCGTGCTGGTCGAAGAGGATCTGCACCTCGATGTGCCGCGGCCGCTCGAGGAACTTCTCGATGAAGATCGTGTCGTCGCCGAAGCCGGCCCGCGCTTCGGAGCGGGCCGCGTCGAGGGCCCGCGGCAGCTCCTCCGGTCCGCGGACGAGGCGCATCCCCTTGCCGCCGCCGCCGGCCGCGGCCTTGACGATCACCGGGTAGCCGATCGTCGCCGCGATCGGCGCCGCCTCGTCCGCGTCGCCGCGGAAGGCGTCGGTGCCGGGGAGCATCGGCACGCCGGCGGCGCGCAGCGCGGCGCGCGCGGACACCTTGTCGCCGAGCAGGCGCATCGCCGAGGCGGGCGGGCCGACGAAGACGAACCCGCGCCGCCCGCATTCCGCCGCGAACTCGGCGTTCTCGGAGAGGAAGCCGTAGCCGGGGTGGATCGCCTCCGCGCCGGTCGCGCGCGCGGCCTCGAAGATCCGCTCAGCGTCGAGGTACGACTCGCGCGCCGGCGGCGGACCGATCCGCACGGCCTCGTCGGCGAGCCGCACGTGCAGCGCGGCGCGGTCGGCGTCGGAGTAGACGGCGACCGTGCGGACGTCGAGGTCCCAGCAGGCGCGCATCACGCGGACGGCGATCTCCCCGCGGTTCGCGATCAGGATCTTCTTGAACAACGCGCCGTCCTCCGGCCGCGGCGCGGCGCCGCGTTCTTCGTCACAACGGGATGTTGCCGTGCTTCTTCGGCGGCAGTCCGTCCACCTTGGCGTCGAGCAGCCGCAGCCCCTGGATCAGCCGGCGGCGCGTCTCGCGCGGCTCGATCACCGCGTCCACGTAGCCGCGCTCCGCGGCGACGTAGGGACCGGCGAAGGCGCCGCGGTACTCCTCGACCTTGGCCCGCTTGAGCGCCGCGCGGTCGGCCGCCTCGGCCAGCTCGCGCCGCAGCAGGATCTCGACCGCCCCCTCGGCGCCCATCACCGCGATCTCCGCCGACGGCCAGGCGAGGTTGAGGTCGGCGCGGATCTGCTTGCTGGCCATCACGCAGTAGGCCCCGCCGTACGCCTTGCGCGTGATCACGGTCAGCTTGGGGACCGTCGCCTCGGCGAAGGCGTAGAGGAGCTTGGCGCCGTGGACGATGATCCCGCCGTGCTCCTGCCGGACGCCGGGCAGGAAGCCGGGGACGTCCTCGAAGACGACGAGCGGGATGTTGAAGCAGTCACAGAAGCGGACGAAGCGCGCCCCTTTGCGCGAGGAGTCGATGTCGAGCGCGCCCGCGAGGTGCAGCGGCTGGTTGGCGACGACCCCCACCGGCCGCCCGTCGAGCCGGGCGAAGCCGACGACGAGGTTCGCGGCGAACGCCTCCTGGACCTCGAAGAACTCGCCGTCGTCCACGACCCGCACGATCGCCTGCCTGATGTCGTAGGGCTTCTGCGGGTCGTCGGGGACGAGCCGGTCGAGCGCCTCGTCGGCCCGGTCGAACGGGTCGGCGGTCGGGCGGCGCGGCGGGTCCTCGTGGTTGTTCGGCGGCAGGTACGAGAGGAGCCGCCGCACGAGCGCGACGGCGTGCGCGTCGTCGTCGGCGACGAAGTGGGCCACGCCGGTGCGCGAGGCGTGCGGGACCGGCCCGCCGAGCTCCTCCTTCGTCACCTCCTCGTGGGTCACGCCGCGGATCACGTCCGGCCCGGTGATGAACATGTAGGAGGTGTCCCGGACCATCAGCGTGAAGTCGGTGATCGCGGGGGAGTAGACCGCGCCGCCGGCGCAGGGGCCCATGATCGCGGAGATCTGCGGCACGACGCCGGAGGCCATCGTGTTCCGCCAGAAGATCTCGGCGTAGCCGGCGAGGCTCGCCGCTCCCTCCTGGATGCGCGCCCCGCCCGAGTCGTTGAGGCCGATCACGGGGCAGCCGACCTTGAGGGCGAGGTCCATGACCTTGCAGATCTTGGCGGCGTAGGTCTCGGAGAGGGCGCCGCCGAAGACGGTGAAGTCCTGGGCGAAGAGGGCGGCGGGACGGCCGTCGATCCGCGCGAAGCCGGTCACGACCCCGTCCCCGGGGATCCGCTGCCGCTCCATGCCGAAGTCGCGGCAGCGGTGGACGACGAGGGCGTCGGTCTCCTCGAAGCTGCCGGTGTCGGCGAGGAGCTCGATCCGCTCGCGGGCGGTCAGCTTGCCCGACGCGTGCTGCCTGGCGACGCGCTCCGCGCCGCCTCCTTGCCGGGCGGCGCGCAGCCGCTCCCTGAGATCTTCGATGCGGGTCACGGGGCCCTCCCTCGCGGCGTTTCATTCGCATACCGCGAAACGCGCCGCGCGGAGGGGCCGAAGTTGCCGGCGATGCGGACCGGCCGCCGCGTCAGAACCAGAGGAAGAACCCGTCGGAGAAGTAGACGAGCCCGACGGCGCCGACCGCCAGCCCGATCCACCAGAGCGGGCGCTTCTTGAGCAGGGCGGCCATCGCCGAGAGCATGATCGCGAGCTGCAGGAACATCACCGCCTGCCCGAGCGCCCCGGCATGACGCTTGTTCAGCTCGGAGTCCTTGTCGAGCGCCTCGGCGTCGGCCTTGATCTCCGTCATCTCCCGGTTGTAGCGCGCGATTTCCGGTTCGAGGGACGCGATTCTCTTGGCTGCGGCGCTGTTTTCCGCGCAGGGCCCGGCGGCGCAGGTCGCGGCGAGGAGGCTCCGCTCCGCCTCGGAGACGTGGAGCTTGATGCTCTTGGCCTCGTAGTACGACCACTTGTTGACCTGCTTCGTCGTCGCCAGCTGGACGCGCGTGGAGTAGGCGCCTCCCTTGAGCGCCCCGATCCCGGCGGCGACCGCAAGAATCGTCGTGCTCACCGCCACCCACTGCATCCAACGTTCCTTCGGCGTTTCGGACATCCGCGGACTCCTCTCGCTCCGTTTTCGGCCGGGCATTAGAGAAGACGGCCGGGTTTTCGTCAAGAGAGCGGGGTGTAAGCGAAGCGGCGGCGAGCGGTACTGCTTCGCCGTAACGGAAATTTGCGGTTGTCCCCCCCCCTCCTTCGGTGGATATGACAAGCCGCAGAGGATGGCTGCGCGGGCGGAAGTCCGGCGGCGGCAACGAAACCAGTGGATGGATGCGGCCCCCTTCAGGGACGCGAAACGGGAGAGGGGGAGAGGTGAGTCTTTCGCTCGACATGTCGAGCGTGCTGATCGTCGGAGACGGAAAGTCCGCGGCGCTTTGCTCCCACGCCCTGATCAACGAAGGGCGGGGGAAGTTCCGTTTGGCGGGGGTGGTGACCCCCGCCGAGGTGACTGAGTTCTTCTCGGACGAAGGGCGCGGGCGGCGCGGGGCGCCGCACCGCGTGGTCGTGGCGATGGACGACCGGCGCGGGCAGCTCCCGCTGGCCGAGCTGGTGAGCCTTCGCTTCTCGGGCGTCCAGATCCAGGACGTCCCCTCGTTCCTCGAGGACCTGAGCCACAAGGTCCCGGTCTCCGCGACCCGCCCCAGCGACCTCGTCTTCACCGACGGCTTCCGCTTCGACCGCGGCCGGTTCATCGCCAAGGCCGCGGGGGAGTGGATCCTCGCCGTCCTGATGCTGCCGATCGGCCTGCCGCTGATCGCCCTCGCCGGGCTCGCGATCCTGCTCGAGAGCGGGCGCCCGGTCTTCTTCCGGCAGCGGCGCGTCGGCAAGGGGGGGAAGGTCTTCGAGCTCTTCAAGCTCCGCACGATGCGCCAGGACGCCGAGGCGCAGGGGCCGCGCTTCGCCGGGCGCAGCGACTCTCGGATCACGAAGGTTGGTCGGGTCCTGCGCAAGACGCGGCTCGACGAACTGCCCCAGCTCTTCAACGTCCTGCGCGGCGAAATGGCGCTGATCGGCCCGCGCCCGGAGCGGCCGGAATTCGTCGTCCGCTACGAGGAGCTGATCCCCTACTTCGCCTACCGCCACTCCGTCCGGCCGGGGGTCACCGGTTGGGCGCAGATCTGCTACGGCTACACGGACGACGACAAAGGCTCGCTCGAGAAGCTCTCGTACGACCTGTTCTACATCAAGCGGCACTCGCTCTGGTTCGACGTCAAGATCGCCTTGGGCACGATCACGACGGTCTTCGGCTTTAGAGGCCGCTGAGGGACGGCGATGAGCGCGCGGTCCGAGGAGCGGGCGGGCGGCGCGGCCGCGATCGGCGGGGCGGACGTCCCTCGGGCGCTCGGGGCGTCGGCCGCGGCGCCGGCGCCCGCCGTCTTCACCGTGGACGTCGAGGACTACTACCAGGTCGCCGCCTTCCGCGGCCTCGTCCGACGCCGCGACTGGGACTGGTATCCCTCGCGGGTCGAAGGGAACGTCGCCCGGCTGCTCGATCTGTGCGACGAGCACGGCATCGTCGGCATGTGGTTCATCCTCGGCTGGGAGGCGGAACGGCGGCCGGAGATGGTCCGGCGGATCGCCGCCCGCGGCCACGAGCTCGGCTGCCACTCCTACTGGCACCGCGAGATCTACAACCTCGCCCCGGAGGAGTTCCGCGAGGACACGCGCCGGGCGAAGGCGGCGATCGAGGACGCCGCGGGACGCGCCGTGGTCGGCTACCGCGCCCCGTCGTTCTCGATCACGAAGCGCTCGCTCTGGGCGCTCGACATCCTCGTCGAGTGCGGCTTCACCTTCGACTCCAGCATCTTCCCCGTGCGCCATCCGAACTACGGCATTCCCGACGCCCCGCACTATCCGCACCGGCTGCGGACCGCGTCGGGCAGCATCTGGGAACTCCCCCCGGCCACGGCGCCGCTCTGGGGCCGGAGGGTCGCGGTCGCCGGCGGCGGCTATCTGCGGCAGTTCCCGTTCTCCTTCGTCCGGGCCGGCCTCGATCGTCTGACGCGCGGCGAGCGCCACCCCGCCGTGCTCTACGTCCACCCCTGGGAGATCGACCCGGGGCAGCCGCGGCTGGCCGCCGGATGGCTGACCCGTCAGCGCCACTACCGGAGCCTGGGCCGCATGAGCGGCCGGCTGACGACGCTCCTCGGCGCGCTGCAGTTCTGCAGCGCCTCCGCTCTGGTCCGCGAGTGCCGCAAGACGTCGGGAGCGGCCGCGAAGCCGGCCGAGGCGACGCTCCGGCCGGAGCCCGCCCGCGGCGCCGACGGCGCGCAGGGCGTCGCGGGATCGATCGAGTGAACGGGCGCGAGGCCGCCCCCGAGTCGGCGGCCGCCGGCCGCCCGCGCTGCGCGTCGCCGTCCCGGGCCGACTGACGGTGCGCGCGTGACGGCCGGGCGGGACCGAAGGACGGTGCGCGCGTGACGACGCGGCGGGACCGAATGACGGTGCGCGCGTGACGACGCCGCGCGACCGCGCTTCGAAGATCCTCCGCGGCTGGCAGGCGGCGGCGTTCGCCCTCGCCGGGACGGCGCGGCGGCGCATCGCCGCCCGGCGCGGCAAGGTCTGCGTGCTGATGTACCACCGCGTGCTCGCCGACGACGCCTCCGCCGACGGGATCGAGCCGGGGATGTACGTGCGGGCCGCGACGTTCGCCGCGCATCTGCGGTGGCTCGGCGACCACTTCCGGTTCGTCTCCCTGCGCGACGTGCAGGCGCCTCCGGACGACGCGGACGACGCGCCGCGCGTCGCCTTGACGTTCGACGACGGATGGCGGGACAACCTGACGCACGCCTGGCCGCTCCTCGCCGCCGCGGGGGCGCCGGCGACGATCTTCCTCGCGACCGACTGGATCGCCGGCGGCGACGGCTCGTTTCTCGCGCCGGACGACGTGCGGCGCATGGCGGCCGCGGGAATCGACTTCGGCGCGCACACCGGCGGCCACCCGCGCCTGACCGGGTTGGGCGACGAGGCGGTCCGCGACGAGCTGATCCGCTCGAAGCGGGCGGTCGAGGAGTGGACGCGGCGGCCCTGTTCCCTCTTCGCCTATCCGTACGGAGACTGCGACGACCGCGTGGCCCGTCTCGCGGGCGAGCAGTTCGAGCTCTGCGCGGCGATCGCCAATCGTTGGTGGACGCCCGGCGGCGACCGGACGAGGGTCAGCCGCGTCGGCGTCCACGAGGACATGAGTTCGACGCCGCGGCGTCTCGCCGCGCTGCTCGCCCTCCGCGCCTGATCCTCGCGGCCCGCGCCGCAAGGCGCCGGGGGCAGAAATGCGCCCGCCCGGCGAGGAGCGACCTCGCCGGGCGGGCGGTCGAAGCGGACGGAATCAGTTGCCCGGGGTGTAGGCCTCGAATTCGGCAAGGCCGACGTTCTCCGTCGTGGAACTGACGGCCGTGACCGTCAATTCGACCCACGTCGCCGACCGCGCCGCGAAGTCGAAGGTCGTGGCCGTTCCGTTGTTGGCGAGCGGACCGACCGCGACCGTCGTGCCGTCGCTGAACCGCAGCGTGCCGGCGAGCATCTGGTCGCTCGAGTTCGGGCGGTCGTAGAGCACGACGCGGTTGATCGTCTGCGCCGCGCTCCAAGTGAGGCGGATCCACGCGCCGACGCCTTGGCCGTTCGTCGCCCACTCCCTTCGGTAGTCGGTCGGATAGCCCGTCGCCGAACCGTCGATCGCCTTCGCCGCCGTCTGCTGCGACCACGTGGACTCCGAGGAGGCGGTCGCCGTCGCCTGCGGCGCGACGTTGGTCCGCGCCGCCGGCGGCGCCGACGCGCGGACCGTGACGGTGGTCGAGGCGGCGGCGCCGTTCACCTTGCCGTCGTTGACGACGAGCGAGAAGACAAGCGTCGCGTCGGCGGTCAGGCCGCTCGGCGCCGTGAACGCCGGCGTCGCCGACGTCGCGCTCGACAGCGTCACCGTCGGGCCGGAGGTCTGCGTCCACGCGTAGGAGACGACGTCGCCGTCCGGGTCGTAGCTCTCCGTCCCGTCTAGGATGACGTTGGCGCCCTCGGCGACCGTCTGCGCCGCGCCGGCGTTCGCCACCGGCGCGCGGTTCACCGCCGTGCCCGTGTTCTCCCAGACCTCCATTTCCGCGAGGCCGACGTTGCCGGTGTTCGCGGAGACCTGCGTGACGGTCAGGCGCACCGACGTCGCCGACCGCGCGGGGAAGTCGTACGTCGTCGCGGCGCCCGCGTTGTCCAGCGGACCGACGACGAGCGTCGTGCCGTCGCTGAACAGCAGCGTGCCGGCGAGAATCTGGTCGTTGGCGTTCGGGCGGTCGTAGAGCACGATCCGGTCGATCGTCCGCGCCGTCGTCCAGGTCAGCTGGATCCAGGCGCCGACCCCTTGGCCGTTCGTCGCCCACTCCCGCGTGTAGTCGCCGGGGTAGCCGGCGACGACGCCGTCCACCGCCTTGGCCGCCGTTTGCTGGGACCACGTGGATTCGGAGGAGGCGGTGACCGTCGCCTGCGACGCGATGTTCGCCCGCGTCGCCGGCGGCGCCGCGTAGTGCACCGTCACCGTCGTCGTGGAAGCCGGGCTGCTCAGTTGGCCGTCGTTGACGACCAGCGCGAAGACCAGCGTCGCGTCGGCCGACAGGCCGCTCGGCGCGGTGAAGGTCGGCCTCGCGGTGGTCGCGCCGGACAGCGTCACCGACGGCCCGGAAGTCTGCGTCCAGGCGTAGGCGACGGCGTTTCCGTCGGGGTCGTAGCTCGCGCTTCCGTCGAGCGCGACCGCCGCCCCTTCGGCGACGGTCTGCGACGCCCCCGCCGACGCGATCGGCGCGTGGTTCGTCGTCGAGCCCGGCTCGGCCCACGCCTCCATTTCCGCGAGGCCGACGTTTCCGGTGCGCGAACTCACCTGCGTCACCGTCAGCCGCACCCACGTCACGGCGCGCGCGGCGAAGTCGTACGCCGTCGCCGCCCCCGCGTTGTCCAGCGGGCCGACCGCGATCGTCGTGCCGTCGCTGAAGAGCAGCGTGCCGGCGAGAATCTGGTCGTTGGCGTTCGGGCGGTCGTAGAGGACGATGCGGTCGAGCGTCTGCGCGGCGGCCCACGTGAGCTGGATCCAGGCGCCGACCCCTTGGCCGTTCGTCGCCCACTCCCGCGTGTAGTCGCCGGGGTAGCCGCCCACGACGCCGTCCACCGCCTTGGCCGCCGTCTGCTGTGACCATGTGGATTCGGAGGAGGCCGTGACCGTCGCCTGCGCGGCGACGTTGGTCCGCGTCGGCGGAGGCGCCGAGGAGCGGACCGTCACCGTCGTCGTGGAGGCCGGACTGCTCAGTTGGCCGTCGTTCACGACCAGCGAGAAGACCAGCGTCGCGTCGGCGGACAGACCGGTCGGCGCCGTGAACGAAGGCGTCGCGGACGTCGGATCGGACAGCGCGACGGAGGGGCCGGACGTCTGCGTCCAAGCGTAGGCCAAGGCGCCGCCGTCGGGGTCGTAGCTCGCCGTGCCGTCGAGCGCGACCGTCGCTCCTTCGGCCACGGCCTGCGGCGCCCCGGCCGCCGCGACCGGCGCGTGGTTGGCGGGCGTCCCCAGCGGCTCCCAGACTTCGAATTCCGCGAGCCCGACGTTGCCGGTCCGCGCGCTGACCTGCGTGACCGTCAACCGCACCCACGTCACGGTGCGCGCCGGGAAGTCGTACGCCGTCGCCGCCCCCGCGTTGTCCAGCGGGCCGACGGCCTGCGTCGTCCCGTCGCTGAAGAGAAGCGTCCCGGCGAGGATCTGGTCGTCCGAGTTCGGGCGATCGTAGAGGACGATCCGGTCGATCGTCCGCGCCGAGGCCCAAGAGAGCTGGATCCAGGCGCCGGCCTTCTCCTCCACGGTGGACCACTCCCGCGAAGAATCGCCGGGATATCCGTCCACGACGCCGTCGACCGCCTTCGCGGCGCCTTGCCCTTCGGCCGTCGCTTCGCTGGACGCGGTGACCGTCGCCGTCCCGGCGATGTTCGTCCGCGTCGCCGGCGGCGCCGTCGCCGCGACCCGCACGATCGTCCCGTCCGGGATCGACGTGAAGAGGCCGTCCGCGACGGTCAGCTCGAAGCCGAGCGTCGCGTCGGCGGAGAGCCCGGTGGGCGCCACGAACGTCGGCGTCGCGGACGTCGGATCGTCGAGCGCGACCGCCGGCCCGGAGACCTGCCGCCACGAGTAGGCCGGCGTGCGGCCGGCGTCGACGAAGCTCGCCGAGCCGTCGAGCCGCACGAGCGCGCCTTCCGCCGCCGACTGGTCGGCGCCGGCGTCAGGCCGCGGCGGGACGGCCGTCCCCTGCGCCGCTTCGGCCCAGAAGAACTCGTCCTTGTGCAGGAACTGGCCGAGGAAGCCCCGCATCCCGTCCTGGGAGGCGTGGGTGTCGATGGCGAGGTACTTCGGGTTGTCGGCGAACAGCGTCGACTGCATCGCCGGCGGAACGTCCAAGCTCTCTCGCTCCGACCAGACGAGGTTCGTCTGGTCGAGCCCCGGAGGAACCGTGAAGAACGTCGTCGGATCCGGCGCCGCGGGCCACGTCGCGCCGCCGGGCGGATGGACCAGCGTCGAGTGGATCGTCGGGTTGTAGGCGGGGTGCGCGGCGGAGACGACGTTCAGCGCGTCCCGCAGCAGGAGATAGGCGGTGGAGTGGTCGCCGTGGGAGTCCCAGACCGAGGTGACGAAGATGTGGTCCGGCAAGTAGCCGCCGATGATCTCGGCGAGATCGGCGACGATCGCCGGCCGGTTGTACGGCGCGGGCGAGCCGTGCGCGTAGGTGTGGTAGTCGGTCCGCCCGAGCCCGCGCGCCGCGTAGGTCGTCGTGCGCCCGTTGACGCCGGTGAAGAGGTCGCTCGAAGAGGTCGCGGAGTCGTAGAGTTCGCGCAGGCCGGCGTCGGGATAGCCGAGGAAGAGCAGGTTGTCTTCCGTCTGGCCGAGATAGCCGACCATCGCGTCCACGGCTTCGTTCTCGCGCTGAAGCCCGGAATCCACGCCCAGATAGTCGCCGTTGGTGAGGAAGACGACGCGGACCGATTCGCCGCGCGCCGCGGCCCGCGCGACGATTCCGGAACAGGAGGCGACGTCGTCGTCCGGATGCGGCGCGACGACGAGGATCGACGCGGCCGCGGGAGCGATCGCGGCGAGGCCGCCCGTCAAGATCGACGCGAGAATGCGCGTCCAGCGGCCGCGCCCCCGTGGCATGCGGCGCCCTCGTTCGCTGTTCATTGTTTTTCCTCCCGCGGGCGCCGGGGCGGCGCACGTCGGACGTTTCGTCTTCTGCCTGGCAGGACGCGCCGAAACCGCGGCCGCCTCGCCGTCTGATCTCGACGCCGGAAACACCGCGCTTGACACGTGAATACGGTCAAGCCCGCCGGAGTCAAGGAAACTACGCGGATCGGCCCCCCGCGGCGCGAATACGGACGAGTTCGGCCCGTTCGGCGAGGGGCGGGCCGCTCCTCGCGCGGCGCAAATTTCGTCTGCGCGGCGGCGGTCGGCCTTCCATATTCCTGTCCAGCGTCGTCGCGATCCGGAAGCTGTCTTTCCGGGCCGCCGACGACGGCAAGCCGCCGGCGAAGGCGCGGCGGATCGGCGAATCGTCGAGCGGGCTTTGGATCCGCGACGCGCGCCGGTCCGCGGCGGCGGCGGCGGTGATATCGTCGCGCGGAGGAAGTGGCCGCTCGCGGACGGATGGGGCGCGGGAATTGACGAGAGGGGAAGGATCCGGAATGAAGTGGTTCGTCGCGCGGCTCGGCCTCGCCGCGCTCGGGCGTCTTCCGCTCGGCGGCCGGCGGCTGCGCGCGCTGCGCCGCCGGATGGAGCTGGCCAAGCTCTACCGCGAGGACCTGGCGCTGTGGCGGGTCGAGAAGGCCCGGGACCTCGGCGTGAAGGTCGGCAAAGGGTGCCGGTTCTTCTCGCTCAACTTCCAGTCGGAGCCTTACCTCATCGAGATCGGCGACGACGTCATCATCTCGGGCGAAGTGATTCTCGTCACCCACGACGGGGCCGTCTTCCTGCTGCGGAAGGAGATCCCGAACATCAACGGCCACTACGGCCGGATCAAGATCGGCGACAACTGCTTCGTCGGGATGGGCGCGATCATCCTCCCCAACGTCGAGCTCGGCGACAACTGCATCGTCGCCGCCGGCGCGGTGGTGTTCGACAGCTTCCCGGCGGGCTCGGTGATCATGGGGAATCCCGCGCGGGTCGTCTTCAACATCGACACCTACCGCAAGCTCAAGGAACACAGCCCCTACACGATCGTCGACGAGCGCTACCCGTTCCCGATGGGCTATCCGCCGGAGATGTTGATCGAGCGCCTCGGCAAGTTGCCGATCCGCCGGCCGAGGAAGGGCGAGGCCTGATGCCCGGGCGGCCCGTCCGGGACGCCGCTCCCGCCGCGCGGGATCCCGTTCCGGTTCTCTTCGTTCATTTCGGCCAGGAGCGGATCCGCGGCAGCGAGCGCTGCCTGCTCGATCTCCTCGCGCATCTCGATCCGCGCCGGTTTCGGCCGTTCGTCTGGTGCAACGCCGCCGCCATGGCG is a window of bacterium DNA encoding:
- a CDS encoding DUF3473 domain-containing protein yields the protein MSARSEERAGGAAAIGGADVPRALGASAAAPAPAVFTVDVEDYYQVAAFRGLVRRRDWDWYPSRVEGNVARLLDLCDEHGIVGMWFILGWEAERRPEMVRRIAARGHELGCHSYWHREIYNLAPEEFREDTRRAKAAIEDAAGRAVVGYRAPSFSITKRSLWALDILVECGFTFDSSIFPVRHPNYGIPDAPHYPHRLRTASGSIWELPPATAPLWGRRVAVAGGGYLRQFPFSFVRAGLDRLTRGERHPAVLYVHPWEIDPGQPRLAAGWLTRQRHYRSLGRMSGRLTTLLGALQFCSASALVRECRKTSGAAAKPAEATLRPEPARGADGAQGVAGSIE
- a CDS encoding acetyl-CoA carboxylase biotin carboxyl carrier protein subunit; the protein is MKLRAYLGDEERAVEVRPAPRGYVVAIDGVETEVDAAVVEPDTYSLLVDGRSYDVSVHDEGRDGYVVRRGGFARRLRILNPLAATAGARAVPEGPVPALAVMAGRVVKLLVAPGDEVREGQPLLVLEAMKMENDILAPKAGPVREILVAAGQAVESGEKLAIVG
- a CDS encoding acetyl-CoA carboxylase biotin carboxylase subunit, which translates into the protein MFKKILIANRGEIAVRVMRACWDLDVRTVAVYSDADRAALHVRLADEAVRIGPPPARESYLDAERIFEAARATGAEAIHPGYGFLSENAEFAAECGRRGFVFVGPPASAMRLLGDKVSARAALRAAGVPMLPGTDAFRGDADEAAPIAATIGYPVIVKAAAGGGGKGMRLVRGPEELPRALDAARSEARAGFGDDTIFIEKFLERPRHIEVQILFDQHGNGVALGERECSLQRRHQKVLEETPSPVVDWATRRRLADWGVRAGRAAGYVGAGTVEFLRGEDGRFYFMEVNARLQVEHPVTEEVYDHDLVKAQIRVAFGEKLRWTQEELVPTGHAIEVRICAEDPERNFVPCPGVIGAVRMPAGPGIRNDHAVARNYEVPVHYDPLVAKLVAHGATRDEAIRRLRRALDEYRLDGLTTNIPFLRRLVEHPAFVAGELHTGFIDEHGDELFRGGDPLLDRIALLAAAIHAYRGQGEAARRLDPSADRPERSAWVRVGRARAMGGRR
- a CDS encoding polysaccharide deacetylase family protein — encoded protein: MTTPRDRASKILRGWQAAAFALAGTARRRIAARRGKVCVLMYHRVLADDASADGIEPGMYVRAATFAAHLRWLGDHFRFVSLRDVQAPPDDADDAPRVALTFDDGWRDNLTHAWPLLAAAGAPATIFLATDWIAGGDGSFLAPDDVRRMAAAGIDFGAHTGGHPRLTGLGDEAVRDELIRSKRAVEEWTRRPCSLFAYPYGDCDDRVARLAGEQFELCAAIANRWWTPGGDRTRVSRVGVHEDMSSTPRRLAALLALRA
- a CDS encoding DUF4337 domain-containing protein → MSETPKERWMQWVAVSTTILAVAAGIGALKGGAYSTRVQLATTKQVNKWSYYEAKSIKLHVSEAERSLLAATCAAGPCAENSAAAKRIASLEPEIARYNREMTEIKADAEALDKDSELNKRHAGALGQAVMFLQLAIMLSAMAALLKKRPLWWIGLAVGAVGLVYFSDGFFLWF
- a CDS encoding sugar transferase, giving the protein MSLSLDMSSVLIVGDGKSAALCSHALINEGRGKFRLAGVVTPAEVTEFFSDEGRGRRGAPHRVVVAMDDRRGQLPLAELVSLRFSGVQIQDVPSFLEDLSHKVPVSATRPSDLVFTDGFRFDRGRFIAKAAGEWILAVLMLPIGLPLIALAGLAILLESGRPVFFRQRRVGKGGKVFELFKLRTMRQDAEAQGPRFAGRSDSRITKVGRVLRKTRLDELPQLFNVLRGEMALIGPRPERPEFVVRYEELIPYFAYRHSVRPGVTGWAQICYGYTDDDKGSLEKLSYDLFYIKRHSLWFDVKIALGTITTVFGFRGR
- a CDS encoding HU family DNA-binding protein, producing MNKSELIDKIAQDADITKAAAAKAVEAFVEGVAQSLKRGERTALVGFGTFAVSERAGRSGRNPQTGQTIEIPAKKVVRFKSGKELDDLLNG
- a CDS encoding acyl-CoA carboxylase subunit beta, producing MTRIEDLRERLRAARQGGGAERVARQHASGKLTARERIELLADTGSFEETDALVVHRCRDFGMERQRIPGDGVVTGFARIDGRPAALFAQDFTVFGGALSETYAAKICKVMDLALKVGCPVIGLNDSGGARIQEGAASLAGYAEIFWRNTMASGVVPQISAIMGPCAGGAVYSPAITDFTLMVRDTSYMFITGPDVIRGVTHEEVTKEELGGPVPHASRTGVAHFVADDDAHAVALVRRLLSYLPPNNHEDPPRRPTADPFDRADEALDRLVPDDPQKPYDIRQAIVRVVDDGEFFEVQEAFAANLVVGFARLDGRPVGVVANQPLHLAGALDIDSSRKGARFVRFCDCFNIPLVVFEDVPGFLPGVRQEHGGIIVHGAKLLYAFAEATVPKLTVITRKAYGGAYCVMASKQIRADLNLAWPSAEIAVMGAEGAVEILLRRELAEAADRAALKRAKVEEYRGAFAGPYVAAERGYVDAVIEPRETRRRLIQGLRLLDAKVDGLPPKKHGNIPL